TACAATATTTCAGAAACATAAAACTAAGAACACTGTTAGCCAATCTTTGCTTGTATAAGCAAAGCATCATATAAAGGGATGACAAGTTATAACATCAGTGTATTGTATCTGTGTATGTGTTCTTATCTATCtacttacaaaataaaactttgtaaTAAAAACAATCTCAACTCAGTTGAATGCAACAGCTTGTTAGTAATCAcaagaaacattaaaattagaaaacattACAGATAGTATAAGACCTCCCACACTTAGTTTGCTTGGATAGTACCTTGATAGAAACTGTACTCTAAGAGCAGTAGCTCCCAGGACTGCTCTGGACAGACTGCAAACATGCCTCAGGAGAAGACATGCTGTAATTTCCATCTCCCAGCAGGAAAAACCTGCCTCTTGTGAAAGCACAGGAGATGTTATTTCTCATCTCCCTTAAGAAGAATGTAACACATCATaggattttcttccatttcccttGCAGTAGCTTCTGCAGTAGACGCTTGTGGAGACAAACCACAGTTTGGCACTGAGTGCTCTACTTAACTGAAATAGAAACCTTTGAAACAGCTTCAAGTCCTCTAAAAATATCTATTTAGTGTCACAAGTCACACATATGAGAAGGTACTACTTGAGATGTCTTGGAtatacttaatttaaaaaataagggaaTTATTAGGGAAGCTCCAGTTACATCCAGCACGTTTAGTCACGGGTGAAGACCTTCAAGTTCCTGTGTAATATTCATTAAGGCCACTAGATGTCACGTTCTAGCTATTATAATCAGGTATAGGCTTTGACTGTTTCAcctttgtttgtttatttgttttattctaATAAAATGCTTAAAGTGGGGAACAGGTCTAAATGAATGGATTCGGGAACTGTGATGCCACTAAGAACAGAGCTGGGTGATGAAGAGCTCTTCTGCCTGTGGTAGGCAGATGCTTCTCCAAGGATTCTGAATTTGGCAGGACCACAGAGTCAGCGACTTCTCTCTGAGAAAAGCTACACAGCCCGAATGCCCTGCCACAAAGGTAAAGGTAAAAAAATGCTACTGGTAAAAAGCAAAGACTTCTAGCTCACAACTCTTCCTGAATTTTAAGCAAAATGTAGGTGGGAGATACACTAACTCGGGTGAAATCTTGCTTTAAGCAACAACAGTCATTAAATTGCACTCTGAACAGGTATCAAAGCTAAGAAACCCTTCTATTCTTAGTTGCAAGATCTTCTCTCCGTGACTGACATGGCTGCTGAATCTTAGTATCTCCTGCTGAGCTTTTTGCAGGCGAGTGGTAACACTCATTTCTTTCACAGATGGCACATTCCCCAGATGCCACAATTTAGCGATCAGTAAGAACTGTAATCCAGAAGTCTCCAGCCATCACAGGAAGTTAATGTTGATCTGTTGGGAAGAGCAGATGCTTGGGAGCCTTCCTGTTCCAAAGCGCTGACAGAAACTAAACAGGCGAAATGATACCCATTGATGCTGCCCCTGGAGTTCTGGAGGAAAAGGGCTCCTTTTGAAAGGCCTACAAGAGGTACATATCGAAAATATTCAAGTTGCTTTATCGTGTACTGCTACATATTGTTCCACTGCCTTCTCAACAGACATTCAGCCTGGCAAACATTTAGAAGCTAATTATATTAATACCTTTGTTACGTAGTGACTCAGTGCTTTGGACTAGTCAGAAAAATTGAGTCAATAGTTCATCTGGGTGTTACTGGTGGCAGAAGTTATTGCGAGGTTTGGTGGACAGTGTTTACAATCTTCATGTTTCTTACAACACAAGTATGGAAGTTATTCCATAGTCTTATAACTCCATGTTAGCCcagtaaaattaagaaaaatttacAACTGTTTTTTCCAAGCTGTAAGCCAAATTCTACTGACATTCTGTGCTATTAAACGCATGTTAGAATAGAATATAATTTCTAGTGCTATTTTCTCATCAGGGCAAAAGATGACAAGTGTATACTCAAATCAGagtaaaggtttttttccccctctgtaaTTAACCTGATAAATTTCTGCAATGGACACTAAATTATATGTATTAAGGGAGACTGCTAACGCGCAAAGAGAATGACTAAATGACACCTTCATCATACAGTGTATTTCATTGTCTTCCAGTTCTCTTTCCTAACCTCCACAGTACTCCATCGCTAATGACAACAGCGTCGATTTTCCCCGAGTTGTGGAGCATAAACTTTCTGAGCCACTGTTGGTATTTATTTACTAATATCTTAAATACAGAGAGAGGCATGGTCTGTTCTCTAGTAAGATTAATAGTCTAATCAGATTGAAACAAAATTGAATGAAGTGATTTTAAAACACATATAAAGTGATAACATACATTCTAGTTATTCTGGGTCAGCTCTATGGCCatgattttaaagtgaattATAGAGTGGAATAAAAGTCAACAAGCTGCCTGCTCCAAGAGCACAAACTATCCAGGAACATGCTAGATGTAGTACTTAAATGAGACATAAGTACTTAAATGAGACATAACATTAACATGGCTTGCTGATATTtaaagatgctgcttttctttgaaactaCACTAATACCCCTTTCCTGTACattcttttatcttcttttcccACACAGGCCACAGCTTTAATTCTCTCTCACACAACCAATGaaacaacatattttttaaatcagataaACATGATTTATTCACTACCTAAGGAAAAAAGACGGAATTTGGGATTTGTGTTATGTAGACACTTATGTTTTAAGAGACATTATTGTCTTCTCCATACTTGATACTTTATTAATAATTGATGTTATTCATATTTATCAAAAGAATAACATACTCTTAAAATTTATTCAAATTGTTGGTAATTTCCATTGCTAAAATGATGCTCTAAGTAAGAAGACCAAAcaacttatttttataaaaaagttcTTTACATACAGTTTTCCCAAATTTGAGAAtgagtttttcagcatttatgtGATCCATAAAGTTAGGATGAGATTTTCTTCTGCGATAATCTTCATCAGTAAAAGGAATCTCAGGATCTTcctatgaaggaaaaaaatgtgactgCTATACGTgtcttaaaacagaagaaaaaaaaaaaaaaaaaagacctagATGGTTAAAATAAGttcttaaaaaacattttaaaaatgtcttttaactttgttttcatttgaaattcttAAAACTTCTGATTCTGATACTTGAGGCTCAACATCTTGAAAATGTCAAtagttcattttaaattttcacagcaaaagatttttaactcccttttatatttaaaaattgtgaATTTTTATTGTATATAGCATTCCACGAGGTTGAAAAACTCCAAGAACTGCTACAGATAACATTAATTGGCACAATTTCTGTAAAACTAAATTTGAGAACTGCAACAGCATACTACAAAGTGTCCCACACGCTTCCTAGCAATACttaacatatataaaaataaagaggtATCAATTTATCTGTCTATACACTGATTTAACtatgtatttcattaaatatataGTAAATATGGGATTTTTTATGACTGAAGCACAGTGCATACTGTGGTTAGCATAGGTCTTACCTCTTGTCCAAGCAGTCCCTAATGCCTGCCTGTACCATTGTAGCCCAGTGCCTAAACTTCTCTATTCAGTGGAATAAATTTAACAATTTTGTCAGTAAGTAGTAGTTCAGGGTGAAAGGATCATGAGAAAAAACACACCTGCTGACACTAACTTTATTAGCTATCGTTGAAGTACAtactgaaatactttgtttaaTTGAATGTAatgaatattttccattaaatagaaatattcagttaaaaaaaaacattaatattttaatattacttaCAGGGTCAGGGGGTTTGCTTTTTGCCCAGCTCATTATTGTTGAAATGAGGATGAATAACTTCGGTGTTGTAAAATGCTCTATTTCCATATGTAGAGCtgttaaatgaaagcaaaggattTGATTTATTGTAAACTGTATTAttcaaactgtatttttgcttttatataaaGGTCTTGTATAGACATTTATACCATAATGTTCTATGTGATATGTATCTTTAAGCAAATACTCTTTATTTGGGTTGgtataaaataaagataataaagaaagaaaacaaatagccAAATGATGgtaataaagaataaataattgGGAATCAACATAATCTCCACAGAGCAACTTatcatgggggaaaaaaaagaaacaatctgTGCTAGGAAATGATTCATCTTTATTGACTGCTGagatactgaaagaaaataaaagtgcagTTTTTTCATAACTGAAACAGAAACTCTACAGAATTCAAGTAAAGCttccttattttaatttagagCAAGATAACTAAATGTGGGTTATGTTTTGTTGAGTCCTCTAAAACTTATGTTATCCAAGTATTTATACTATAAACAGGAAAGCATAATTTAGTTTAACTATCATATAAAAGAATTGTATTGCACTGTCACCATAAAAAGATTCCAGATGCCCATTAGAATTTCGATATAACAATCAGGAGAAAGTTTCAGAAAGACTGTTAACAGTGGTTTTTATTGGACTTTTAAGtcaaaattatataaaatattgaaacattatttaaatatcACAGGAACAAATTTTCTACCCACCTCCCAATGCAAATAGATAAGACGACAGTTCATAGTTATTTAGGGAAATAACTGCCTACACAGTTATGTCATTTAAAGTGTTGGACCATTCCATGACAGCTTCTCTAGCTTATGAATGCCAAAGTGCATTCCATGGTCCCTTGCTAATTAATTGAACAATTCATGCAGCATTTCTCCATCAAGGAACCCAGTTTTATATTACAGTAAACTATAAATCCCAGATAATTTCATTATACATTTACAGTAAATTTTGATGGCTGTATAGCAACCAATTTTCTGTTTAGTCAATAGCTATACTAACCAGAAGCAGCCCATGTTGCTTCCTCAATTTGACTTGTATCCTCAGTGATATTGTATAAAACAATCTCACACTCAAGCAAATGACTTAAGAGCTCTTTTTGAGAAGagacctggggaaaaaaaacaggtagaatctgacattaaaaaaaaaaaaaagaaaggaaaaaaaatccaaatttccttttctttacaagTTTAACTTACTGATAGAATGCAGTTTTCTAACACTAGGATGTTAGAGTAATTCATAAGACTGATATCAAATGTTATGTCAGATACAATTAAGGTgacaaaatgtaaattaaatgcTGAAACTTCTAATTTACTGTACGTATTAATATAGTTCAAAAATATGTACAATTTTTAGTAGTATTTTAGGTTTCATATTTTCAGTGCAATTGCGAGTATGAAAAAATATCTATTACTTTTATAGGTATTTTAAATAAGGATCAACTGGCAGAATGGAGAAGACACAAAAGATGTCCATTTCCTTGCAAAATGACATACTATCATTTTTGTTAAATGCAGATTGTCTGCATCACTTGAGCAAGTCCAACAAACACTTTAGGCAAGAGCAGTTATTAACATTAAATACTGCCAGCCATAATTGTCTGATTGAACAGCTCAGCTGTAAATCAAACTTTTCAAACGTTTAAAGACATTCTGGATAATAAGTATCAGACAATTTAGTTTCAGAAAACTAAACCAAGCAATAAACAGAGTCTTAAAAGCAAGCCTCCTTTACTTAACTAAACTCTGGACATATCTTTATACGAAGATGTAGGTATTCACAGCAATTAGCGACTAGTGAAAGCTGTTATTTCAGTGAACAGTTAAGAAGGGGGCACTAACTTTGATTTCAGCACCACTAGCTTTAAAATGGTGATAAAAGACACAGAGAAGGCAAGAGAGATACTTGAGGTGTGTGTTttgagggaaaaagaaagcagaccTGTGGATCATCAGGATAGATGATCTCCTGTCCTTaactatctttttttaaaaatgtattttgagtCTGAGTTCCTTCCTTTTACTATTTGCTGTATCAGACCTAGCAGGGAGCAGACAACAGTgtgcaggaagcaaaaggaagaaaatatatgcATACAGCTTCCTGCATCAACAGAAGACCATTTTAATAATGCAGGTCATTTTACATGATTTGCAATATTTCTAACGTTGTCTAATGGCAACCTGAAATAAGACTTTTACTTACTGCATATGTTTCCTCTGCAAAACATGGTTTAGTACTCTCTGGTTTAGAAAGGGTACCCACTATTTGATAGACTCCCTCCTTTGGCCTACTAGGAACTTCAGcagctgaattattttcatcttcctcttcttctcctATGCTTTCAAGCGATGCCCCCACAACACACCTGGATAAATACTGCAATATACAAGACACACATTTGTATGCAAATATATACTGAATCCTACACAGCTTCTCATGGTCTTGGGAAGACAACAACGCCCTGTTGACTAGTCCTGATCCTGTTGTAGGTAATGTAGCTCAGAACACAGCTTTCCCATGAACAGGAAAAAGTTATGGACTCCCCAACCTCCGCTATAACGTTTTGTCATGACTTGTTTCCTACGCCTCAAAGTCGAAGATGCTGGTGAGTCCCTAGATGCCTCTTCTCTGCGACCTGGCTCCTCTCAGGCAGGGCATTACCTCGGAGAGACGTCCTCTCTCTCCACGGTGACCAGCTGTTGCCTGAGATCTCCCGACCTCTTTCTCCACACCTCCTGCTCCTAACTCTCATTTTTACTCCTTCCTATCTTAACCCCTTCTTGCTCCCAGGCCCTCTCCTCAGCAGCTATTTTAGGTGACCCCAGCCACTCGGCTGGCTTCCCACCCGGCCGAGCTCCCTGCCGCGCTACCGGCCGAGGGCCAGGCGGGCGCTGCCCACGACGGGCTAGGGCGGGCGGGAGGACGGCGGCGCCTCAGACAGCGACGGCTGAGGAAGAAGCCGCGGCCGCGAGCAGCTGCGGGCCGCCCCCCGCGGTCACCTCGCCGATGCTGCGGCCGCAGTAGGAGTCGAGGTGGTTGAGGAAGACCCGCCGGctccgcggccgccccgccgccatcgccacAGCCTGCGCCGGGGACGCGGCCCGTTGCTGCGCGACGGCGCGGCCAGCGGCGGCTGCGCAGtgggcgcggcgggcggggtggggcggggctggggggcgcGGCCCTCCCCTGGCAGCCGGCGCGGGGCCGTCTCGCGCAGCTGGGCTGGTAGGGACCATCGCCAGCGTAACCAGGCGTTTAGTCTGTACGTGTACTCCTGCGTTGTACCTGATTCAATCCACCCTCGGACAGACAGGGTTAGCGGCAGTCAATAATTAGGGACTTTATTCCTGACTTCTAGGCGCCGAACAGGACAAAACGTGTATAGTACTGCTGAGACAACAGCAGCTTTAATTAGGTTATTAGACATCCTTTCAGGTAGCAGGCAGGCTTCGAGGCGTTTTAAGTAATCCATAGATTAGGCCAAGCAGCACTCATTCAGGAGTTTGGATAATGAAAACAACTGACAGTGTAAGGCGACCTATTGAAATTCTCTACTGCCAGTGCTTTAGAGAAGCTCCCTCCATATAGGCAGCAATGACTAAGTATAGGGACTGGAGAGCATTTTCTTCGTCCTCAAAAACCCAGACATCGTGCAGTGACATATCTTTCCCATTTTTGAGTTAACACTGCAGTATGTTATCAGAAACAACAGATGTTCCTTCTGATAGCACCTACAAAACACCTGTTTTGAAAGTATTTCTCGGCTTAGGTTTATAATAAACACGCAAAATGAAAGATCATTTTAAAGAtgtctaaggaaaaaaaaaatatcttagcAATGTAACATTTACTTTAGCATTTTCCCACTTGTATTTCTAACACTTCCTTTCCAAGTCTCTCTTTACAATCGCCTACCTTGTTTTTTCACAATAAAGTTTCATCAGATACAATTTTGCAGCCAAAGGTTTTCAAATACTTCTTAACTATTTGATATTTAAGATTTATGGGCATGACGACTTTGGTTGTTCACTCCCCCCTTTCCAGTAGCTCCCCCGCCCCTCAAGAAAACTACAACACACTGGTGCATTTATTTAATGCTTTAGTAATTGAAACTGAACAAGTAAATTAGTTGCAAGggaaaatattcaaatataaaTTTGGTAAAGTACATTCTCCTCACAGAGGACTAACCACGTGCCACAGACCTGTGTGCAAAAGAGAGCCTATGAACAATTTTTAGAGCATGGAAGCATACCCTAGGGCAGAGGATTACAATCAGAAGTTTCAACctaaaaagataataaaataaacacGAAATTGAAGTCTGGAAAACAGAAGCGCTAATACAGATGTCTTGTCAGTCATAGTTGCAAATCACCACCCCAAAGctattacaaaagctctacTAGGCTTCTCCAACTAATATGACTAATCCTTAGCAGGTAGAAGTCAGTATAGCTCTACTAAAGTCACTGGAATCTGTGTCTTCATGAGAACAGATGCATCCCTAAGTGTGGCTCCAAAAAAGCTACTGCATGTACTTGTCACAAAAGCATGGTGGAATAATGGCAGGATTATTTAAACAAAGATGCACAAATACTGAATAATACAAGAATACAAAAAGTATGAACGTCACAGAATATTAGTTCAACAGTACTGGTATTTCTAATcaactgtaatttttaaaaagtctacTATTCAGTACATACTTGAAAAGTTACAGCAGAACAACAGATTTATAAAGAGATTTGTACCAGTTTTTAAGTAGAAAATACAAGTTATATCTTCCAGTTTGTATTAGTCTTAGCAAATTTCATACAGCCTTTGGTTTCAAACCAATACAACGCAATTAACGTTACAGCGCTTACTTAGTATTCATTAGGAGAGGATGCTGTACAATTGagggagaaaatgtgaaaaacaggAGTACCAAAGCACTGTATtatagaaagaaaaggctgaagcAAAAATACTCCTAGGTATATCCTGTACATCATGTAAACACACATTCAGAATAGTAAACAGGCTAAAATGTATTCCAAGCCTCTCCCAGTTACAGTAtagcatacatatatatatagcaCATATATAGCATAATCTTTAGGAAATGTAGCCCATTACATCCTAATTCTGTGCTTAACTCATTTGTGATTCAGACAATACATTCATATATTAGCAGTACttctcatttattattttgagTTTGCTGGTTGCCATAGACAAGGACAGATCAAATAATACTGAGCCTTGCTATTAACTCAGATACTGTCAGTATACAAGAAACGCCCAACTGTTCAAGAACTATCTTTCTTGTTATCAAAGCTGCGAATTTTCAGATTTATGTATAGCAAATCAAGCTGAAATTCTGTTCTTTGCAGAACAGTAGTTTTcccaattatttttcattaattggGTAAAGCAAGTAGTTAGCTTATATTTTATAAAGCAGATATGAAAATTATCGGtaagcacacacaaaaaagaattaCTACTTGTATATATAACACTCaatctttatatattttttcagttttgaataaaacactttgaaaagaGACCaaattttttgaatgttttaagAAGCAACTTACTTGCTCACctacaacaaaaaagaaaacaaaaaagtttatTAATTTTGCAATTTATTGAAGTGGCTTTTAATAGCACTGTGATATATGCAAATCCACTGTAGCAAAATGTTATAGAGTAGTACTAGCATGAATTAGATATTAATGCAAGAAATGAAACTTAAGATGTTTGTgattacatttttaagaaagatcTCAGTGCCTCATACTAAGAACTCCTTCTAGAATTAAACCTTCCTCACTTCTGGGTAAATCATGACTGACTATCTTTCTTCAAAGCTTCTAGTCTTTGTAGTAATGCATTTCCAAACACCTCTCGATATGCAGGGCTGAGAGAGTCCAATAAGGAGTAGACAGTTTCATGGTACGGAGTTTGCAATCTGTCATCAGTCTGATCAAAATCATAAGCTACTACCTGCAACAAAGAAATCACTGGTTAAATTTCTGTGGTTAGGATGACCTTGCTATAGGAAACAGGTATCATAACATTGAACTTTGCCAGTCAGAGTAGTACAGTAATTGAGAACAAAAGATACTGGATTTAAATCACAAtctgtgctttctgctctgGGGCTTAGTGGTAATACAGTATTTAGACAGTTTCAAATACCTTTTATCCAAAACTCAGAATATTAGTAAAATCTATCATTACGACgtttgaaaagaaatcttacATCTACACGTTTGCACGAAAAATACAAATGGTACAAAAAGGAGTTGTATACATGCTGTATTACTGACTTATCTAGGTACCCAAGAAACCCAAAGACTGACATGCCTATAACAAATGCTGCTTCAATCTTCATCATTTTGTGTCTTAAATAAATGCCCAATTTTTCATCAACTTCCCTTCTTGCTTTGTTGGACGTTAACTAACTGAAGTTCCACTTTCTAGGAGAAAACACGTAGAACAGGCTTTCATAAAAGTACAAGAGAAATATGTATGCTGTTTCGGTGtcaatgaagtatttttctagGCAACTTTTGAACACGATCATTGTTCAAAACAAAGACGCTTAAGAAATTATGAACAAATTAGTTTACCCTGAGTCCTGCTTCGGTGAGCTCCAGGCAGtatctgtttctttccctgGTTTCCACATTGATATATGCCACATCCTCTGCACAGGGAAGGGTTTTTGAGACAAACATGTTGCTGACAGCAAACAGAACATCATTCACAACAGCTTCAGCTTCTAGTCTCATATCTTTCACATCCGTTCCTTCAAAGTCTTTATAATCAGAATCCTCTTCAAACCCCCTATTATTGGGCAACTCCATAGGATTGCAATCAGTCTCCAGTCTGCATATGGAAACATTTATATTTGTCATACCACTATACTCAATATATATTAACACCATAAAACAAGAGTTGTACCTTAAGCAGATGTATTTAACATTGtccaaaaaaaaacaaaacatgagaCCCAGTGACTTCCATAACTCATGAAATGACATTCCAGAGAACTCAAAACCAAGATGTTGAGAACAACTGCTTAGAAAGGTTACATTAGCCCATAGAAGCAGTATCAGTACCACTATCACTGAAGTTGCTGCTTCTTATGCAAGTAACTTGCATTCTGTTGTGTAAGACTCTGTTATGATTCAGCAGCACTTTGCTGATCCGGAATGCAGTAGGAAGACAAGTAATGCCTGGAAACACTGAAATCAATagctgtagaaaataaaatcctattgTTGGTGAATTTAAGGAAGACTTAGAAAAGTCTGTGAACTAAATGGGTTATCAGAAACTATAAACACATATTAACAACAGCTTTTTGTTTACAATCACTGAAGAACAATTATCTTGTTAGGCTTTTATGCACAACTGTCAATACATTTCAGAGACATACATAGCTGGCCTTGGTAAGCAACTGTTACCGAAAACGGACAGGCTCTGTGGGGGTTAGCACAGCGGCTCCCGCATTTGCCTCTCGGGTATCAGTGTCACCATGAGGCCCCAGCTAACTTACACCCACAGGGAAACCTGCCTGAGGCCAGCAGGGAAAACC
The Gavia stellata isolate bGavSte3 chromosome 7, bGavSte3.hap2, whole genome shotgun sequence genome window above contains:
- the GSKIP gene encoding GSK3B-interacting protein, with the translated sequence MTNINVSICRLETDCNPMELPNNRGFEEDSDYKDFEGTDVKDMRLEAEAVVNDVLFAVSNMFVSKTLPCAEDVAYINVETRERNRYCLELTEAGLRVVAYDFDQTDDRLQTPYHETVYSLLDSLSPAYREVFGNALLQRLEALKKDSQS